In Spodoptera frugiperda isolate SF20-4 chromosome 28, AGI-APGP_CSIRO_Sfru_2.0, whole genome shotgun sequence, one genomic interval encodes:
- the LOC118265611 gene encoding electron transfer flavoprotein regulatory factor 1 — MSQPHRRAVLNLYKTLLYLGREWPQGYDLFRKRLHKVFTKNSGEENPEKVKIMVKHGEFVVKEIEALYKLKKYRAMKKRYYDEN, encoded by the exons ATGTCTCAACCACATCGGAGGGCAGTCCTGAATCTTTATAAAACG ctGTTATATTTGGGTCGCGAGTGGCCTCAAGGTTACGACCTATTCCGTAAAAGACTGCACAAAGTTTTTACCAAGAATAGTGGAGAAGAAAACCCAGAAAAAGTCAAGATTATGGTGAAACACGGAGAGTTTGTTGTTAAAGAAATTGAAGCACTTTACAAACTAAAGAAGTACAGGGCTATGAAGAAACGGTACTATGATGAAAACTGA